One segment of Perognathus longimembris pacificus isolate PPM17 chromosome 26, ASM2315922v1, whole genome shotgun sequence DNA contains the following:
- the Cck gene encoding LOW QUALITY PROTEIN: cholecystokinin (The sequence of the model RefSeq protein was modified relative to this genomic sequence to represent the inferred CDS: inserted 1 base in 1 codon; deleted 1 base in 1 codon; substituted 1 base at 1 genomic stop codon) — MNGGVCLCXLMAALAACALAQPVPRAEAADSRAPRPRRPRGERXGPRPRMESEPRARLGALLARYVQQARRAPAGRASLLKHLQSLGPSHRIADRDYMGWMDFGRRSAEDYDYAS, encoded by the exons ATGAACGGTGGGGTGTGCCTGT CGCTGATGGCCGCCCTGGCCGCCTGCGCCCTGGCGCAGCCGGTGCCCCGGGCAGAGGCTGCGGATTCCCGGGCTCCGAGGCCCAGGAGGCCGCGCGGAGAGCGCTGAGGGCCGCGCCCCAGGATGGAGAGTGAGCCCCGGGCGCGCCTGGGAGCCCTGCTGGCCCGCTAC GTGCAGCAGGCCCGGCGAG CGCCTGCAGGCAGAGCCTCGCTCCTCAAACACCTGCAGAGCCTGGGCCCCAGCCACAGGATTGCAGACCGAGACTACATGGGCTGGATGGACTTCGGCCGGCGAAGCGCCGAGGACTATGACTACGCCTCCTAG